In Halofilum ochraceum, a single window of DNA contains:
- a CDS encoding permease produces the protein MTQPPAFDPHQGEPRRRVTRTTTFFIILAAVSATGLAWRDGLPELRDALLHAGELFLYIAPVIGAALLLGGYIQALLPHDKVAHWLGPGSGLRGYGLAMLGGIVTPAGPFAVFPILVGLRAAGAGFPVCVVYITAWATLGLQRIVVWELPFLGFDFVSLRVLASLPLPIVAGLLAGTIARRVNR, from the coding sequence ATGACCCAACCACCCGCATTCGATCCGCACCAGGGTGAACCACGCCGCCGCGTCACCCGTACCACCACCTTCTTCATTATTCTCGCGGCCGTTTCCGCGACAGGCCTCGCATGGCGTGACGGCCTCCCGGAACTGCGCGACGCGCTGCTCCACGCCGGCGAACTGTTCCTGTATATCGCGCCCGTCATCGGCGCCGCGCTGCTGCTGGGCGGGTACATCCAGGCGCTGCTCCCGCACGACAAGGTCGCCCATTGGCTCGGGCCGGGCAGCGGCCTGCGCGGGTATGGCCTCGCGATGCTCGGCGGCATCGTCACGCCCGCCGGACCGTTCGCGGTGTTCCCGATCCTGGTGGGTCTGCGCGCTGCCGGGGCGGGGTTCCCGGTCTGCGTCGTCTACATCACCGCCTGGGCCACGCTCGGCCTGCAGCGGATCGTCGTCTGGGAACTGCCGTTCCTCGGTTTTGATTTCGTGAGCCTGCGCGTACTCGCGTCACTGCCGCTACCGATCGTCGCCGGTCTGCTCGCCGGCACCATCGCGCGACGGGTGAACCGATGA
- a CDS encoding TA system VapC family ribonuclease toxin, which produces MSELRALLDVNVLIALLDSAHVHHRDAMDWLQRESGHGWASCPLTQNGCIRIMAQPGYPGAFTAAEVAARLAEAAADSSHEFWPADRNSLEHGTLDWDHILGHRQITDAYLLALAVHRGGRFVTFDRNVPLNAVRGADETHRLVLPEKV; this is translated from the coding sequence GTGTCTGAGTTGCGCGCGCTGCTGGATGTGAATGTCCTGATCGCGCTCCTGGATTCGGCGCATGTGCACCATCGCGATGCAATGGACTGGCTGCAGCGCGAGAGCGGCCACGGTTGGGCGTCCTGCCCGCTCACCCAGAACGGATGCATCCGCATCATGGCGCAGCCGGGGTATCCCGGTGCCTTCACGGCTGCGGAGGTTGCGGCTCGGCTCGCTGAGGCGGCAGCGGATTCCTCGCATGAATTCTGGCCTGCCGATCGAAATTCGCTCGAGCACGGGACCCTCGATTGGGACCACATACTCGGACACCGCCAGATTACCGATGCGTATCTGCTCGCATTGGCCGTGCACCGAGGCGGACGCTTCGTAACATTCGACCGGAACGTTCCCCTCAACGCGGTCCGTGGCGCCGATGAAACGCACCGGCTCGTACTCCCCGAAAAAGTGTAG
- the recC gene encoding exodeoxyribonuclease V subunit gamma, giving the protein MLHLYQHHDLMRLAEVLAVLRAQTGAGSPLMPDTILVPNRGTGRWLQAELAESEGTAANLDLPVPGLFVWRMLRDTREDRPDSSDYERGRLVWHLYALLPELDVPEVQRYLAAEPRERHRYQLAQQLADVFDQYLIHRRDVLAAWEAVDETRTPPASWQAPVWRAVVERIGQAHRAQLLTEFLERAQRGTLDLTRVPDPIYAFALADLPADYLRLLYALGEYVDVHFMLPNPSAAYWGDVPTRRIGRVDVEALHAGIARRGGGAPDDDGGAGQDRPTDDVARMEPAAESGEPASRIPASPSSGLHEEPIGATGHPLLASLGRAGRDFLRVLYSDEFVDVREPLAEALAYEPPGTDSLLHRVQSGVIEGAAEVVDAGGVDADGSIQVHACHGPVREMQVLHDQLLDLLARDPELEPRNILVLVPDNARYAPAVHGVFGAAAGGRRIPYSVADRPRLDTHPIVQTFQQLIELPLSRWTASEVLALAGVPAVMRRFGLDDSDLELLHQWVSSAGVRWGLDRETRVATGAAGFEQNTWRFGLDRLLLGLAQRDDTALVDGVAPWSDLEGGSATAVGRLWLLVDRLRGWRDALTEATTAAAWQERLNGMARDLFVVDPEDSHESGALDTVIEASAALEEAAQSLNDEVLSWEAVREALLGALAGGSQRQPLVTGAVTFSGLEPLRGVPFDVICMVGMDDGIFPRQDGQREFNLVQQQPRTGDLSVRDGDRMTFLQALMAARRGFYVSYTGRDVADGSELQPSTVVGEFLDFLHGYCFAAWSRGDFRAALVMEQPMHPFSPRYFMPDNPNLFTFDDDWRLAAQAQCGERVEHAPFIDGTALSGPEPGEPVELLELQRFFRHPARWFFQERLRLELEEPDTALEDEEPRALGGLEKHLLRDRLFHVAKTNGLKEIAPEPSALERARGDLPPPPLGGAEYAEAAAEVNTVLPLYWQWQQDADSEADIDIDLTLEDGTRLLGRVPAVGPGEMRRLRPGTLRLNHLLPWWLAYQAVVASGHDVALRVAGTGEDEATQLVGRIDRDGASRNLAAAIDHYRSGHARPLLFEPYIAEHYLDQREKKSRDTGEVKTPAQALDSTNGWLSNTWQPPHPRRDPWLQPLFEPTVTPLGADADASGFVRVTEAVAAPLRQVLGEPEEDT; this is encoded by the coding sequence ATGCTTCACCTCTACCAGCACCATGATCTAATGCGCCTCGCCGAGGTGCTTGCGGTACTTCGGGCGCAGACCGGCGCGGGCTCGCCGCTGATGCCGGACACGATCCTCGTGCCCAACCGCGGGACCGGGCGCTGGCTGCAGGCGGAGTTGGCGGAGTCCGAAGGGACGGCCGCGAATCTCGATCTGCCCGTGCCGGGGTTGTTTGTCTGGCGGATGCTGCGTGACACGCGAGAGGACCGGCCGGACAGTTCCGACTACGAGCGCGGCCGGCTGGTGTGGCATCTGTATGCCCTGCTCCCGGAACTGGATGTCCCCGAGGTTCAGCGTTATCTGGCGGCCGAGCCTCGCGAGCGACACCGGTATCAGCTGGCGCAGCAGCTGGCGGATGTGTTCGACCAGTATCTGATCCATCGGCGCGATGTGCTGGCGGCCTGGGAGGCCGTTGACGAGACGCGGACGCCGCCGGCTTCGTGGCAGGCGCCGGTTTGGCGGGCGGTGGTCGAGCGCATCGGGCAGGCGCATCGGGCGCAGTTGCTGACGGAATTTCTGGAACGGGCGCAGCGCGGAACGCTCGATCTCACACGAGTACCCGATCCGATCTATGCGTTCGCGCTGGCGGATCTGCCGGCGGATTATCTTCGGTTGCTGTATGCACTCGGTGAATACGTCGACGTGCATTTCATGCTGCCCAATCCTTCGGCGGCCTATTGGGGCGATGTGCCGACGCGGCGGATCGGTCGGGTGGATGTGGAGGCGTTGCATGCCGGCATTGCCCGGCGCGGTGGTGGTGCACCCGACGATGATGGTGGCGCCGGGCAAGACCGGCCTACCGATGATGTAGCCCGGATGGAGCCGGCGGCGGAATCCGGGGAGCCGGCGTCCCGGATTCCCGCTTCGCCTTCATCCGGGCTACATGAGGAACCGATCGGCGCTACGGGGCACCCCCTGCTCGCCTCGCTTGGGCGCGCCGGCCGGGATTTTCTGCGCGTGCTGTACTCGGACGAGTTCGTGGACGTGCGCGAACCGCTTGCCGAGGCGCTGGCCTACGAACCGCCGGGCACGGATTCTCTCCTGCATCGGGTGCAGTCCGGGGTGATCGAGGGCGCGGCCGAGGTGGTGGATGCCGGCGGCGTCGATGCGGATGGCTCGATCCAGGTGCACGCCTGCCACGGGCCGGTGCGCGAGATGCAGGTGTTGCACGACCAACTGCTGGATCTGCTGGCGCGGGATCCGGAACTGGAACCGCGGAATATCCTCGTGCTCGTGCCGGACAACGCCCGCTACGCGCCGGCGGTGCATGGTGTGTTCGGCGCGGCCGCGGGCGGCCGCCGGATCCCCTACAGCGTGGCCGACCGGCCGCGGCTCGATACGCACCCGATCGTGCAGACCTTTCAGCAGCTGATCGAGCTGCCGTTGTCGCGCTGGACGGCGAGCGAGGTCCTGGCCCTGGCCGGCGTGCCGGCGGTGATGCGGCGCTTCGGGCTCGACGACAGCGATCTGGAACTGCTGCACCAGTGGGTGTCGTCAGCCGGCGTTCGCTGGGGTCTCGATCGAGAGACGCGCGTGGCCACCGGCGCGGCCGGGTTCGAGCAGAATACCTGGCGCTTCGGCCTCGACCGGCTGCTGCTCGGTCTCGCCCAGCGCGATGACACGGCCCTGGTCGACGGCGTCGCGCCCTGGAGCGACCTGGAGGGCGGCTCGGCCACGGCCGTCGGCCGCCTCTGGCTGCTGGTGGACCGGCTGCGTGGCTGGCGCGATGCGCTGACCGAGGCGACCACTGCTGCTGCCTGGCAGGAGCGCCTGAACGGGATGGCCCGGGATCTGTTCGTGGTCGATCCGGAGGACAGCCACGAGTCGGGCGCGCTCGACACGGTGATCGAGGCCAGCGCGGCGCTCGAAGAGGCCGCGCAGTCACTGAACGACGAGGTCCTCAGCTGGGAGGCGGTCCGCGAGGCCCTGCTCGGTGCGCTGGCCGGCGGATCGCAGCGGCAACCGCTGGTAACCGGGGCCGTCACCTTCTCGGGGCTGGAGCCGTTGCGCGGCGTGCCGTTCGACGTGATCTGCATGGTCGGCATGGACGACGGCATCTTCCCGCGTCAGGACGGTCAGCGCGAGTTCAACCTCGTGCAGCAGCAGCCGCGGACCGGTGATCTGAGCGTGCGCGACGGTGATCGCATGACGTTCCTGCAGGCCTTGATGGCCGCGCGCCGAGGCTTCTATGTCAGCTACACCGGGCGCGACGTCGCCGACGGTTCGGAGCTGCAGCCCTCGACGGTGGTGGGCGAGTTCCTCGACTTTCTGCACGGGTATTGTTTCGCCGCGTGGTCACGCGGGGACTTCCGGGCGGCGCTGGTCATGGAACAGCCGATGCACCCGTTCAGTCCGCGCTATTTCATGCCGGACAACCCGAATCTCTTCACCTTCGATGATGACTGGCGTCTGGCCGCGCAGGCTCAATGCGGCGAGCGCGTCGAGCATGCACCGTTCATCGATGGCACGGCGCTTTCCGGTCCCGAACCGGGCGAGCCGGTCGAGCTCCTTGAGCTGCAGCGCTTCTTCCGGCATCCGGCGCGCTGGTTCTTCCAGGAGCGCCTGCGGCTGGAACTGGAGGAGCCGGATACCGCGCTTGAAGACGAGGAGCCGCGCGCGCTTGGTGGGCTGGAGAAACACCTGCTGCGCGATCGGCTCTTCCATGTGGCGAAAACCAATGGCCTGAAAGAGATCGCTCCAGAACCGTCGGCACTGGAACGCGCGCGCGGCGATCTTCCGCCACCGCCACTGGGTGGCGCGGAGTATGCGGAAGCGGCGGCGGAGGTGAACACGGTTCTGCCGCTGTACTGGCAGTGGCAGCAGGACGCCGACTCCGAAGCGGATATCGATATCGATCTGACGCTCGAAGATGGTACGCGCCTGCTCGGCCGTGTCCCGGCCGTTGGCCCCGGCGAAATGCGACGGCTGCGGCCGGGCACATTGCGGTTGAACCATTTGCTGCCATGGTGGCTGGCCTACCAAGCCGTGGTCGCCAGCGGCCATGATGTCGCGCTGCGGGTGGCGGGCACCGGTGAAGACGAGGCCACCCAGCTTGTCGGTCGTATCGACCGCGATGGGGCATCCCGTAACCTGGCCGCCGCGATCGATCATTACCGCAGCGGCCACGCACGCCCCCTGCTCTTCGAGCCATACATCGCCGAGCACTACCTGGATC